Part of the Vitis vinifera cultivar Pinot Noir 40024 chromosome 13, ASM3070453v1 genome is shown below.
GTCGATCAGCGAGTACCtgtctcttgattgcacattgggAGTTTTTGATGTATGCTTGGATATTGTGTTGTGACATTGATATGATTGATCATCTTGATTTGGGGCTTCAGATGTCGCTTTTTCTGTACTTCATTGTTATATTAGTTTGGTACATTGACATGCCGATTATCATAGATTGCTCAccttgttttgcttggtatagCGATTTTGTTTCTTCTTGATTATTCTgctcacttcacatgcatagaCTCACTATTGTACATCGTTTGACTTGCTGTGTTGTTTTCTCTGACTTGCATATTATCTTGATCGtcctttgagcatgatgttcatATCGCTATTCATCCTGATAGCTATAGCTTTTTGTgtggacatgagtgatatatcctatactctgcttgactgtatgatgcatgactgccctccttctgcatgattgcatgtcgtttgtctatgtgggtctcacttctatccccctacctccaactctcttggtgttggtcattcctttcatctcggttctcattattgcaagtgtgagaccttctgtgtgcttgctctTTGACCGAGCcggagattaggagtagggtctagcgacgggctatatcgatgcacgggagcattctggaggagagcgacactgATGTCGGgaggagtccgatcattgaagacctgtatagcccggagctaggtttcatggatattcgTGTGACCAGTGTGTTTTTTCTCCTgttttagcttcttagggttttcggatgcacccacaccgttcactgtgcactctagttgaccattgagcgttgagagtttgagaggtttcaccataggaaaccccctgggatgtcgaggtagtgcatgtgtggaagtgatgaccaccttgcatggaagcgccccgtctcttcggaggtgTGCaaagggttgcgtaccgccggagggtacgatcgcttctgctagggatctttaaaatccacccatatccatttagaaccactttgaccttgtaggttgagccgtagatcctccgattaggactccctccctacacgtgggtgcatctgagggccttcagagcctctttagttacagttcGGATTTGAcattccctctttttagtctccagttgagagtgctcggagatcGGTTTGAGTTTGAGTACGGTTGGATCACCTTTCGTCTTGTCGCCTTAGTTTACGCTTTTCACTCGATGAGTTTGTCATGTTTTCTCCTTAGGGctttcgtttttcttttttggctcGACGCATCCTTTCACTTTGTTGACACTTACTTGATACTTCGGGATATGTTCATCCATCATGATCTTCTTGTTTTCGCACTGTACACCTATCACGATCCCAATACctcattctttgtttgatccttgATTCAATTTTCGACTCGATGCTCATATTCTCATTACGGAAAGGTGAAATGCACGTTTTCATATTCACACTTTTTTCGAGAGAGTTGTCTTGATCaccttaccatttttttgtcttatggagctcgagttgaaggttgaTTCAAGGATATGTGGTTATAAATGGAGTATTGATCTCGTGATAATGTGTTTTTCACACCTCTTTTATCTCAGATTATTGATGGAGATTctctagtcacatttgtagccatctcacagTAGACACCTTTATGACTCCAGAGTTCTCGTCATATATCCAGATTTTTTATTGCCACCTCAGGACCATGTGCTTGTATGTTGTATTATCGTCTTTTAGTGTTCTATCTCGTGTCCTTCATCCGTTTTGTTTACATTGTAGGGAGTCAGTTTAGGGGTCGGTTGAGTCTGGAGTTACATTCCTGGAGGAGAGTTCGAGGACGATTGATCAGAGCAGATTCATATCCGAGTTCAGATAGTTCAGTTGAGATGTCAGACGAGCTAGCTTCTACACTTGCTTCCATTCAGGAATTCATGGCTGGAGTCAGTAGACGCTTGGATCAGTTAGAGAGTTCTCGCCAGGATCCTCATCCGGCTGGCGTGGTCACTGACGAGACGATTCCTCATGCATCTCAGACAGCACAGACTCGTCCACCTGGGGTTTCACTTGGTACTCCATTCCATCTAGCAGATCATTATGAGACCATTCCACCACCTACTGTCACAGTCCCGCCTCCCATGGTTCCTACTATTGAGGATACTCGATTGGCCGAGCAGGAGGCCAAGGTTGAGAGGCTTGAGTCCATGATGAGACGGATCAGATTGCAGGACGgaggtttgacttgggatgaCAGAGATGGCATACCGGCGGCTAGCTTGCCCGCCAAGTTTCGCATGCCAGACATCGAGCGTTACAGTGGGATTGGTTATCCCAAGATCCACTTGAGATTATACAGCACTGTCATGAGGGCGCACGGGATAGATGATGCACAGCTGGTGGCCCTCTTTCCCATGTCACTTAGTGGGGCAGCTCAGAGATGGTTTGCTTCAGTTGAGCCTTCGAGACTCCGCACTTGGGAGGATGTGGCTCGTGAGTTCCTGACCCAGTTCGCTTTCAGTGCCGATATTGACGTATCTAGACGAGAGTTAAAGGCCACCAGACAGAGGCCAGATGAGTCTATTTCTTCCTTTATCACTCGTTGGAGGGCGAAGGTGGTTGGTATGATAGACCGGCCTAAGGAGCAGGATcagattgatatggttcttcGGAACCTACAGCCGAGGTTTGCTAGGCGTCTGGTGGGCATCCCATTTCAGGATCTTAGGAGTTTGGTTCATGCTGCTTTCAGTGTAGAGGAGGCTATGGCTCGAGGATTATGGACAGATACTGCTACTTCCCCTGACAGTAAAGGGAAGAAGCTGATTGGACCATTGACCAGATCTGGAGAGGTTGGTGCTATTAGCTATCGGCACCAGAGGCCCGCGCATCACTTTGCTTATAGGCCTCCTACAGTCAGAGCTCCTTTCTCTCTTCCACAGTGTCAGTATCAGTTGGATTATGCTCAGGAGCCTTACATTGCTCAGACTAGCATGCAGCCGCGACCACCACATCCGAGAGCCGCTACTCACCCACCGCCTAGACCATATACACAGAGGCCCCCGAGACAGTTCACTCCCTTGGGCATGACCttgactagagcttttgagaagctcaGAGATGCTGGAGTGATTGCTCCTTTGGCGCCGAGACCTTTGCCCCATCCTATTCCTCCTCATTTCCGTTCACATGAGCACTGCTTGTATCATCAAACCTCGGGGCACGATACTGAGCGTTGTTTAGCACTCCATCATGCGATACAGGATTTGATCGATTCAGGGGTGGTTGACTTGGCTAggccaagtgtgaccaccaaTCCCCTGCCTGCACATTctacacatgcagttcctcctcctcctcgtcttcagtagattgatttggatgttgatgGTATTGATGGTCGCATGGTATTTTGGGACACCTCGGGTTGGGGACTTTGTTTCAGTTGACGTGGGTACATCATTTTGCAACGATTTAGCTCAGAGCACCTTCCATTTTGATTTATGGTCGTCATCAGAGTCGTTCCCGATCTGTCGGGTCCAGTGTTTAGCTCATCAGAGTCGCTTTGTCGAGTCCAGTTTGGTTCAGAGTCGTTGTTTGTAGTTCATGTTGAGAGTCTAATCTTTTGTAGTCCTCTATCGCTTcacacatgatgtactcatttggttcatttagtgatatgatctttttattttgagtatgtGTTATTCTCTTTTCTAATGAGTATGTTTTGCATATCTTGCGTTGATGTGT
Proteins encoded:
- the LOC104881210 gene encoding uncharacterized protein LOC104881210 → MSDELASTLASIQEFMAGVSRRLDQLESSRQDPHPAGVVTDETIPHASQTAQTRPPGVSLGTPFHLADHYETIPPPTVTVPPPMVPTIEDTRLAEQEAKVERLESMMRRIRLQDGGLTWDDRDGIPAASLPAKFRMPDIERYSGIGYPKIHLRLYSTVMRAHGIDDAQLVALFPMSLSGAAQRWFASVEPSRLRTWEDVAREFLTQFAFSADIDVSRRELKATRQRPDESISSFITRWRAKVVGMIDRPKEQDQIDMVLRNLQPRFARRLVGIPFQDLRSLVHAAFSVEEAMARGLWTDTATSPDSKGKKLIGPLTRSGEVGAISYRHQRPAHHFAYRPPTVRAPFSLPQCQYQLDYAQEPYIAQTSMQPRPPHPRAATHPPPRPYTQRPPRQFTPLGMTLTRAFEKLRDAGVIAPLAPRPLPHPIPPHFRSHEHCLYHQTSGHDTERCLALHHAIQDLIDSGVVDLARPSVTTNPLPAHSTHAKHHFWIISRVPFSPSSIKAKDFCLFGREKLVNTVLGEGKRVDVFLWRNKKISVGVLGGAVQR